Proteins encoded within one genomic window of Microbacterium soli:
- the pgsA gene encoding CDP-diacylglycerol--glycerol-3-phosphate 3-phosphatidyltransferase: MAIPRQLPNAITVARIPLAVVFFVLLLLAGAAGADDLVMRWVAGGLFILAISTDWVDGYLARRHDVVSDFGRLWDPIADKLLTGAGFLGLAVLGEVPWWIVIIILVREWGITVHRLTVMHEHVVAAAWMGKIKTVVQGVALGWALLPLQVWIGMPVWTAVTLVLMILALVLTVLSGIDYVLAQVRGSRGAA; encoded by the coding sequence ATGGCGATTCCGAGGCAGCTGCCCAACGCGATCACGGTCGCGCGCATCCCGCTCGCGGTGGTCTTCTTCGTCCTCCTGCTGCTGGCCGGCGCGGCCGGCGCGGACGATCTCGTCATGCGCTGGGTCGCCGGCGGGCTGTTCATCCTGGCGATATCCACCGACTGGGTCGACGGATACCTCGCCCGCCGTCACGACGTCGTCAGCGACTTCGGCAGGCTCTGGGATCCGATCGCGGACAAGCTCCTGACCGGGGCGGGCTTCCTGGGGCTGGCCGTCCTCGGCGAAGTGCCGTGGTGGATCGTCATCATCATCCTCGTCCGGGAGTGGGGCATCACCGTGCACCGCCTCACGGTGATGCACGAGCACGTCGTGGCGGCCGCGTGGATGGGGAAGATCAAGACTGTCGTGCAGGGTGTCGCGCTGGGCTGGGCCCTGCTGCCGCTGCAGGTGTGGATCGGGATGCCGGTGTGGACGGCCGTCACGCTCGTGCTCATGATCCTCGCGCTCGTGCTCACGGTGCTCAGCGGCATCGACTACGTGCTCGCGCAGGTGCGCGGATCCCGGGGTGCGGCATGA
- a CDS encoding regulatory protein RecX: MEHDDEEPLAPITPIFGGRRAPKDGPRSGSGAGSRADTGGGIPRRTGEDRLWSSALLDGRSRAGVHSAVADGPHDDDAGEGMEEIRLRAQEVLVRRLRGRQLSVSEARSVLRRTDADRETIEQIIDEFQHRGYLDDRTLAQLLVRSGVERRGEGRVALSRTLAQRGIPRELIADALDELPDDDAERALEYARSKAPGMTRLEPETALRRLLGQLARRGYGGTVAMSAARTALEEAGGGGRSGVRFVEAD; the protein is encoded by the coding sequence ATGGAGCATGACGACGAGGAGCCTCTCGCACCCATCACCCCGATCTTCGGCGGGCGGCGCGCGCCGAAGGACGGCCCCCGTTCGGGGTCGGGGGCCGGGTCGCGAGCCGACACCGGGGGCGGAATCCCCCGTCGGACGGGCGAGGACAGGCTCTGGAGCTCCGCCCTGCTGGACGGACGGTCGCGCGCGGGAGTGCACTCCGCGGTCGCGGACGGTCCGCACGACGACGATGCGGGGGAGGGAATGGAGGAGATTCGTCTGCGCGCGCAGGAGGTGCTCGTGCGCAGACTTCGCGGCAGACAGCTTTCCGTCTCCGAGGCGCGCTCGGTGCTGCGCCGCACCGACGCCGACCGGGAGACGATCGAGCAGATCATCGACGAGTTCCAGCATCGTGGTTACCTCGACGACCGCACGCTGGCGCAGCTTCTGGTCAGATCGGGTGTGGAGCGCAGGGGAGAGGGGAGGGTCGCCCTGTCCCGGACACTGGCGCAACGCGGCATCCCGCGCGAGCTCATCGCGGATGCGCTGGACGAGCTTCCCGATGATGATGCCGAGCGGGCCCTGGAATACGCGCGCTCGAAGGCCCCGGGGATGACGCGACTGGAGCCCGAGACGGCACTGCGCAGACTGCTGGGGCAGTTGGCGCGGCGCGGTTACGGGGGTACGGTGGCGATGAGCGCCGCACGCACGGCGCTCGAGGAGGCAGGCGGGGGCGGGCGGAGCGGAGTCCGCTTCGTGGAGGCCGACTGA
- the miaA gene encoding tRNA (adenosine(37)-N6)-dimethylallyltransferase MiaA — translation MTGRVWAVVGATGTGKSELALQLAEALRDRGSRAEIVNADAMQLYRGMDIGTAKLSIAERRGIPHHLLDARDVTEEAAVAWYQPLAREAIRGIHARGGDAILVGGSGLYVSSVIFDFRFPPRDAAVRARLERELDELGAGAMLARLQQQDPATAERIDPKNGRRIVRALEVLEQGGATHGAALPEKPELWHPETRILGMHMERETLVERLDRRVERMWAQGMLDEVAGLRDAGLERGATASRAIGYAQALAQLTGRVTEQQAIAETQALTRRYARRQVSWFKRYPDIEWLEAGAVAPVGLVDG, via the coding sequence GTGACCGGGCGCGTGTGGGCGGTCGTCGGTGCCACGGGGACGGGGAAGAGCGAACTCGCACTGCAGTTGGCCGAGGCGCTGCGCGATCGCGGCAGCCGCGCCGAGATCGTCAATGCGGATGCCATGCAGCTGTACCGCGGCATGGACATCGGCACGGCCAAGCTCAGCATCGCCGAACGCCGCGGCATCCCGCACCACCTGCTCGACGCCCGCGACGTGACCGAGGAGGCCGCCGTCGCCTGGTACCAGCCGCTGGCCCGGGAGGCGATCCGGGGCATCCATGCCCGCGGCGGCGACGCCATCCTCGTCGGCGGATCCGGACTCTACGTCTCCAGTGTCATCTTCGACTTCCGCTTCCCGCCCAGGGACGCGGCGGTGCGCGCGCGGCTGGAGCGCGAGCTCGACGAGCTCGGCGCCGGAGCGATGCTCGCTCGGCTGCAGCAGCAGGACCCCGCGACGGCGGAGCGGATCGACCCGAAGAACGGCCGTCGCATCGTGCGGGCACTGGAGGTGCTCGAGCAGGGCGGAGCGACGCACGGCGCGGCACTGCCCGAGAAGCCGGAGCTGTGGCATCCGGAGACCAGGATCCTGGGCATGCACATGGAGCGCGAGACCCTCGTCGAGCGCCTGGACCGCCGTGTCGAGAGGATGTGGGCGCAAGGCATGCTCGACGAGGTGGCGGGCCTCCGCGATGCCGGACTGGAGCGCGGTGCGACCGCCTCCCGGGCCATCGGCTACGCGCAGGCGCTCGCTCAGCTGACGGGCAGGGTGACGGAGCAGCAGGCCATCGCGGAGACGCAGGCGCTTACGCGTCGGTACGCACGCCGGCAGGTGTCGTGGTTCAAACGCTACCCGGACATCGAATGGCTCGAGGCCGGCGCAGTGGCTCCGGTGGGGCTCGTCGACGGCTGA
- a CDS encoding dihydrofolate reductase family protein — MTTHYYTASSLDGFIATADHSLDWLLRQDIDEAGPMAYAGFREGLGAMAMGAHTYEWVMRHDEGGWDYTLPAWVFTHRELDIPDGADIRLTQEDVRAVHGEMVGAAGDKDIWLVGGGELVGRFADAGLIDEVWIQYAPVTLGSGAPVLPRALDLELIDAARNRNFLCGRYRVLRAE; from the coding sequence ATGACCACGCACTACTACACCGCTTCCAGCCTGGACGGATTCATCGCGACCGCCGACCATTCGCTGGACTGGCTCCTGCGACAGGACATCGACGAGGCCGGTCCGATGGCCTATGCGGGGTTCCGCGAAGGCCTCGGTGCGATGGCGATGGGCGCGCACACCTACGAATGGGTCATGCGGCACGACGAGGGCGGCTGGGACTACACGCTGCCGGCATGGGTGTTCACGCATCGCGAGCTCGACATACCAGACGGCGCCGACATCCGGCTCACGCAGGAGGATGTCCGCGCGGTGCACGGCGAGATGGTGGGGGCCGCCGGCGACAAGGACATCTGGCTCGTCGGCGGGGGAGAGCTGGTCGGCCGGTTCGCGGATGCCGGGCTGATCGACGAGGTGTGGATCCAGTACGCGCCGGTCACCCTCGGCTCAGGGGCACCCGTGCTCCCGCGCGCCCTCGACCTCGAGCTGATCGACGCGGCGCGCAACCGGAACTTCCTGTGCGGTCGGTACCGGGTGCTGCGCGCTGAATAG
- the recA gene encoding recombinase RecA, whose amino-acid sequence MPSTDDREKALDSALAHIERQFGKGSIMRLGSDERAPVEVIPTGSIALDSALGIGGLPRGRIIEIYGPESSGKTTLTLHAIANAQRAGGIAAFIDAEHALDPEYARKLGVDIDQLLVSQPDTGEQALEIADMLIRSGAIDLVVIDSVAALVPEAEIKGEMGDSHVGLQARLMSQALRKLTGGLNQTKTTAIFINQLREKIGVFFGSPETTAGGKALKFYASVRLDIRRIETLKDGAEAVGNRTRVKVVKNKMAPPFKQAEFDILYGVGISREGSLIDFGVEHGIVKKSGSWYTYDGDQLGQGKENARNFLVKNEDIAAEIETRIKQKLGIGVKAVEEAPADELAERRPA is encoded by the coding sequence ATGCCATCCACAGACGACCGCGAGAAGGCACTGGACTCCGCGCTCGCGCACATCGAGCGCCAGTTCGGCAAGGGGTCCATCATGCGGCTGGGAAGCGACGAGCGCGCTCCTGTCGAGGTGATCCCGACCGGGTCCATCGCCCTGGACAGCGCCCTCGGGATCGGCGGGCTTCCACGCGGACGCATCATCGAGATCTACGGTCCGGAGTCCTCGGGGAAGACCACCCTCACCCTGCACGCCATCGCCAACGCGCAACGCGCGGGGGGCATCGCCGCCTTCATCGACGCGGAGCACGCGCTGGATCCGGAGTACGCCCGCAAGCTGGGCGTCGACATCGACCAGCTGCTGGTCTCCCAGCCCGACACCGGCGAGCAGGCGCTCGAGATCGCTGACATGCTGATCCGCTCCGGTGCGATCGACCTCGTCGTCATCGACTCCGTCGCCGCCCTCGTGCCGGAGGCCGAGATCAAGGGCGAGATGGGCGACTCGCACGTCGGCCTGCAGGCGAGGCTGATGTCGCAGGCGCTTCGCAAGCTGACCGGTGGCCTCAACCAGACGAAGACCACCGCCATCTTCATCAACCAGCTGCGCGAGAAGATCGGCGTCTTCTTCGGCTCGCCCGAGACCACGGCCGGTGGAAAGGCCCTGAAGTTCTATGCCTCGGTGCGTCTGGACATCCGGCGTATCGAGACTCTGAAGGACGGGGCGGAGGCCGTCGGCAACCGCACGCGCGTCAAGGTCGTCAAGAACAAGATGGCGCCGCCGTTCAAGCAGGCCGAGTTCGACATCCTCTACGGCGTGGGCATCTCCCGCGAGGGCAGTCTGATCGATTTCGGCGTCGAGCACGGCATCGTCAAGAAGTCCGGCTCCTGGTACACCTATGACGGCGACCAGCTCGGTCAGGGCAAGGAGAACGCGCGCAACTTCCTCGTCAAGAACGAGGACATCGCCGCCGAGATCGAGACCAGGATCAAGCAGAAGCTCGGCATCGGAGTGAAGGCCGTGGAAGAGGCCCCGGCCGACGAGCTGGCAGAGCGTCGCCCGGCGTGA
- a CDS encoding nicotinamide-nucleotide amidohydrolase family protein: MTASGLVAVLRERGWTLGVAESLTGGAVTSEIVSVPGASVVLLGGVVAYATQLKRTLLGVDAALLAAHGPVHPEVARQMADGVRRAVAVDGRAADIGIATTGIAGPESPDGQPVGTVHVGVATPGGVRAAAHVFTGSRAEIRCRAVEAAIALALQAAGE; encoded by the coding sequence ATGACGGCATCGGGACTGGTCGCAGTCCTCCGAGAACGCGGCTGGACCCTCGGTGTGGCGGAGTCGCTGACCGGGGGAGCGGTGACCTCCGAGATCGTGTCGGTGCCCGGTGCGTCCGTCGTGCTCCTGGGCGGTGTCGTCGCTTACGCGACGCAGCTCAAGCGCACGCTCCTCGGCGTGGACGCGGCGCTGCTGGCAGCACACGGACCCGTGCACCCGGAGGTCGCCCGTCAGATGGCGGACGGCGTGCGGCGCGCGGTGGCTGTGGACGGGCGGGCGGCCGATATCGGCATCGCCACGACGGGCATCGCCGGCCCGGAGTCGCCCGACGGTCAGCCCGTGGGCACCGTGCACGTCGGCGTGGCGACGCCGGGCGGCGTCCGCGCGGCGGCGCACGTGTTCACGGGATCCCGTGCCGAGATCCGGTGCCGGGCCGTGGAGGCCGCCATCGCGCTGGCCCTGCAGGCCGCCGGGGAATAG
- the miaB gene encoding tRNA (N6-isopentenyl adenosine(37)-C2)-methylthiotransferase MiaB encodes MALLSSEPTIIAPSPAAIDADGRRRSYEVRTFGCQMNVHDSERLSGSLESAGYVPVPEGEDPDVVVLNTCAVRDNAAGKLYGTLGHLKSRKDKHEGMQIAVGGCLAQMDQQAVLDKAPWVDVVFGTHNMGSLPGLLERARHNNEAALEILEALEVFPSTLPTRRDSAYSGWVSISVGCNNTCTFCIVPSLRGKEKDRRPGDILSEIRLLVDDGAIEVTLLGQNVNSYGVEFGDRQAFGKLLRAAGEIEGLERVRFTSPHPAAFTDDVIAAMAETPNVMPQLHMPLQSGSDRILKAMRRSYRSERFLGILERVRERIPHAAITTDIIVGFPGETDEDFEDTLRVVEQARFASAFTFQYSVREGTPAATMADQVPKEVVQERYDRLIALQERISLEENQKQVGREVEVLVSVGEGKKDAETHRLTGRAQDNRLVHFEVTPGSELPRPGDVVTVRITHGAPFHLLADDPTGAPLRIRRTRGGDAWDRAQAASCGVPAASEGSGAPRTVSLGLPTLRAGV; translated from the coding sequence ATGGCTCTTCTCTCCTCCGAACCGACGATCATCGCGCCCTCGCCGGCCGCGATCGATGCCGACGGGCGTCGGCGCTCCTACGAGGTCCGCACCTTCGGCTGTCAGATGAACGTGCACGACTCCGAGCGGCTCTCCGGATCGCTGGAGAGCGCGGGGTATGTGCCGGTGCCCGAGGGGGAGGACCCCGACGTCGTCGTCCTCAACACCTGCGCCGTGCGCGACAACGCCGCAGGGAAGCTGTACGGCACGCTCGGGCACCTCAAGTCCCGCAAGGACAAGCACGAGGGCATGCAGATCGCCGTCGGCGGCTGTCTCGCGCAGATGGATCAGCAGGCGGTCCTCGACAAGGCTCCATGGGTGGATGTCGTGTTCGGCACGCACAACATGGGCTCCCTGCCGGGACTGCTCGAGCGCGCCAGGCACAACAACGAGGCTGCGCTGGAGATCCTCGAGGCGCTCGAGGTCTTCCCGTCCACGTTGCCCACCAGGCGAGACTCCGCATACAGCGGGTGGGTGTCGATCTCGGTGGGCTGCAACAACACCTGTACGTTCTGCATCGTCCCGAGCCTGCGCGGCAAGGAGAAGGACCGCCGTCCGGGAGACATCCTCAGCGAGATCAGACTCCTCGTCGACGACGGGGCCATCGAGGTCACCCTGCTCGGACAGAACGTGAACTCCTACGGCGTCGAGTTCGGCGACCGGCAGGCCTTCGGCAAGCTGCTGCGCGCGGCGGGCGAGATCGAGGGGCTGGAGCGAGTGCGCTTCACCAGCCCGCACCCGGCCGCGTTCACGGACGACGTCATCGCCGCAATGGCGGAGACGCCCAACGTCATGCCCCAGCTGCACATGCCGCTGCAGTCCGGGAGCGACAGGATCCTCAAGGCCATGCGCCGGTCCTACCGCAGCGAACGCTTTCTCGGGATCCTCGAGCGGGTGCGTGAGCGCATCCCGCATGCTGCGATCACCACCGACATCATCGTCGGCTTCCCCGGTGAGACCGACGAGGACTTCGAGGACACCCTGCGCGTCGTCGAGCAGGCCCGGTTCGCCAGCGCGTTCACCTTCCAGTACTCCGTCCGCGAGGGCACTCCGGCGGCCACCATGGCGGACCAGGTCCCCAAGGAGGTCGTCCAGGAGCGCTATGACCGTCTGATCGCCCTTCAGGAGCGCATCTCGCTGGAGGAGAACCAGAAGCAGGTCGGCCGTGAGGTCGAGGTTCTCGTCTCGGTCGGCGAGGGCAAGAAGGATGCCGAGACGCACCGCCTCACCGGTCGCGCGCAGGACAACCGCCTGGTGCACTTCGAGGTGACTCCTGGCTCCGAGCTGCCCCGTCCCGGCGATGTGGTGACGGTCAGGATCACGCACGGTGCGCCGTTCCATCTGCTGGCCGACGATCCGACCGGCGCACCGCTGCGCATCCGGCGCACGCGCGGCGGCGACGCCTGGGACCGCGCGCAGGCGGCCAGCTGCGGCGTGCCCGCCGCCTCCGAGGGATCCGGCGCGCCGCGCACGGTGTCCTTGGGGCTGCCCACGCTGCGCGCCGGGGTGTGA
- a CDS encoding helix-turn-helix transcriptional regulator, protein MILVRQEIGDVLRDFRLQKGRTLRQVASKASVALGYLSEVERGQKEASSEILASVADALDVPISTIMREVGDRISVLEGLSGFPDVVPDELVASVEPEFSLR, encoded by the coding sequence ATGATCCTTGTCAGACAGGAGATCGGCGATGTGCTGCGGGACTTCCGCCTGCAGAAGGGGCGCACCCTCCGCCAGGTGGCGAGCAAGGCATCCGTGGCCCTCGGGTATCTGAGCGAGGTCGAGCGAGGTCAGAAGGAGGCCTCCAGCGAGATCCTCGCATCGGTCGCCGATGCGCTCGACGTCCCCATCTCGACGATCATGCGCGAGGTCGGAGACCGCATCTCCGTGCTCGAGGGGCTGAGCGGATTCCCCGACGTCGTTCCGGACGAGCTGGTGGCGTCCGTCGAGCCCGAGTTTTCCCTGCGCTGA
- a CDS encoding DUF3046 domain-containing protein, with amino-acid sequence MRRSEFLRAVSDEFGSRGETLTHDLILGGIGMSAQEALDAGVPPRDIWMALCEETDVPAQRRYGVGRLEPRRR; translated from the coding sequence ATGAGACGCAGCGAGTTCCTGCGCGCCGTCAGCGACGAGTTCGGCAGCCGTGGCGAGACCCTCACCCACGATCTGATCCTCGGCGGGATCGGGATGTCGGCGCAGGAGGCGCTGGATGCCGGGGTGCCGCCCCGAGACATCTGGATGGCGCTGTGCGAAGAGACGGATGTCCCCGCACAGCGCCGCTACGGGGTGGGACGGTTGGAGCCGCGCAGACGCTAA